The sequence CGCCTTCCGAGCGCCAGGTACTTTCTTCGTATTGAATAAAGAAAGCCGAGCAAAGAAATGATGTGTTTACGGATAATGTAGGCTTGTGCCAGCCATTGTTTCAATGCTTTCACCACATTTTCTGGTGGATCTTTGCGCTTCAGTCGACCAAATCCTTGcgctgatgatgatgccgaCGGTGGATACTCTTGCCGCCTTTGCGCAATCAGACTCTGAAAGTCAGCCGTCAAGTCAGTTGCAGGAGGTACGCCGGCCTTACGCGGTACCGACATCTGCGCACAACGTTACTTGCTGTTGCACAGCGACTCGCCGTATGATCCTCGTCTGGACGCACCGCTCCAACGGAATGGTGATGCGATGAGCCTCGGTGCTCAAAGGTCAAGTTCAAGATGACGGTGATGATGTGGAGTCAAGCCACCACAGATTTTCGTTTCGACACCGAATTTACAACGTGAAtaacgaatcacgaatgaatcacagaatcacgaatgaatcgtgaatggccCGCGCACAAAAATTCGGCGGCGGTTAGCTTAACGTTAACTACCAAAaaaaacaatcacgaatcgtgtgaatcacgaatccctCTGAACTCTTTCTCTCTACTGGACTAAAGCGTTTCGATGTTTCCATTATCCCCACGACATCGGAAGCTTTTCAAGAATTCATGACAGCAGCCATGACAAGTTAGCTCAGTCTTGCGAGACCTAGCAAGGATCGGCTAGAACCAAGGATGCACCGTCTCAGCGATCTCGTCTGGCTTGGCGGGCTTCCTAGCCTACTCGTCTTGGTGACTTGGCGAACCGTGTCATGTCCCTACACCAAGGTCGAAGAGAGCTTTACCATCCAGGCGGTTCACGATATCGTCAGCTATGGAGTTCGTCCGGCAGCCTTGGCTCGGTATGACCATCGAGTTTTTCCTGGCGCAGTCCCGCGCTCGTTCATCGGGCCGCTGTTGCTCGCTGCCATATCGTATCCATTCCTTCTCTTGTCGCGGTTTCTGGGAGCAGTGCAGACATCAGCCGACGCTCAGGTGGTCGTTCGACTCTGCCTTGCATCTGCCAATGTGTCTGCCGTGAACTTCTTTTGCCAGCAGACCTTCAAATCGACCATGCCGCCCGCTAAGCAAAATAGTTTTTCGAGgctgcgagacgagcaaTTAGTCGCTCTACTTTTCATGCTGGTCACGGCAATTCAATTCCACTTTGCATTCTGGGCCAGCCGTACGATTCCCAACTCACTTGCGCTACCGCTCGTCACCACAGCACTGGCACTTGTTTGTCGCAACGTTGGCGTACTTTACCAGGGCAAGGATCGTGCCTTGGTCGACGCCAAAGTAGCAATTTGGCTGCTGACATTTAGCGGTGTTGTGCTACGTCTCGAGATTGTAGCGACACTTGTTCCTGTTGGACTATACCTTCTGGTAACTCGCAGGATCTCATTTTGGGCTGGACTCAAGACAGGTATCGTCTCGGGCACCTtcagcatcttgctcaCGACCGTGATCGACACTTACTTTTGGCAAGACCTCGCACACGCCAATGTCAAGAGCCTACTCAGCATATACGCTCTGTCATTGCGCAACCTCACAAGTGGTGACCGACCAAAGCCACTTTGGCCTGAACTGCACGCTCTGCTGTTCAACGTAGTCCAAGGCAAAAGCAGCGAATGGGGTGTCTCACCTTGGCATGCCTACATTACCTCGTTGATACCCAGACTCCTCGCCTTCACTGGTCCGCTTGTCGTGATTggagctgctcaacttCTTCGGGGTCGAAACTCAGCCCTggaagcgagagcgaggtTCTTGTTTCTCACAGCTGTCATGCACATCGCTGTGCTCAGCCTGCTCGGTCACAAAGAATGGCGCTTCGCCTTCTACACTTTGCCCGCACTCAACGTCGTGGCATCTATCGGCGCCAGCAAACTCGCACGATCATGGCCAGGGAGGGCCGTACTGGcgatcttgctgcttcttcagcTCGGCTTGAGCTGGTTCACAGGCTATGTAAGCTCTATCAACTATCCTGGCGGAAACGCACTTAGAACCTTGCACCAACACATCGATGCCGACTTACAGCGTGAACCCAATGGTCAAGTCATCGTTCACATTGATGTGTTGCCAGCTATGACGGGAGTCACGCTCTTCCAGTCCATACATTTGAACCGCATTTTCCAGCAAAGTCGACTCGATAGCTTCCGAAAGGTCTCACCGGCCCCTTGTGGAACGCAAGAGTGCTGGGTGTATGACAAGACCGAGAATTTGCCCGTCTCTGGGCACGAGGCAACCCAGGCGTGGTCCACATTCACACACCTGATTACAGAGACACCAGAATGTGCCATGCTTCAAGACCAGCAAGGCAGAGCACTCAACGAGTCTGAGCAGCTGTTCGAGCAAATAGCGCCGCCCATCACCTCTTTCGTTGGGCTGCGGCGCAAGTCATTTTCGCAGCTTACGACTGATCTGCTGAATACCCCACTAGCCGCTGCATCAATCCTTGGTCTCACTAGCTCTTCTTCCCAGCATTCCGCAGGCTCCTTGCTTAGATCCGCATTGCCTGTAGTCGTGGTAGAGCAGCCAACTGTGTGGCTATGTCGACGCAAGCACGATTTAACCCGCAGTAACAAACCTACAATCTAACATCATCACCCTCTCGTCACGCGCCACGTGCTTTactcgtgaatgtgaaaCGTTTTCCGAATTCCGTGCCTTGCACGTTGATGACTTTCTCAACACTTTTTGGACCACTATGAACTTTGACATGGCCAACTTGTCGGTCCTCCTGCACGTCACGCCGCCAAAGCGTTTTACAAGACTGGCGGGCCAAAGAGGGCGTCAGATCTGTCCAGTATGTCGCAGTCACAGTCCGAATTGCGCCGTCAAGGCAAGCACGAGAAGGCACGTGCCAAGATGATGGAGGACTTTGAGCGACAGAAGGCGGATCTGGTCAAGGAGTCGGAGCGCAACCGCACAGGAGCGGATCGGTTTGTCGGCAAGAACGATTCCATGGAGGATGCACTGAAGAAGTCGACGATCGGTCTCGTACATCTTGAGGATTTCCAGAAACTCCGATcggagctcgaagaggaaaagaagcgagaagcggCACGTACCAACGAGCTCAAAGCTCACGACAAGGCgaccaagaagaacaaaCAGGTGAAAAAGGAACGCGCAAAGCTTTCCTTTGCGTAcgatgatgaggaagagcaaggcGGAGCAGGACCTTCAATACCTAAGCTGGAAACGAGCGCCAAGAGGAAGCGGAGGTCAGATGACAATGCTGTTGATGGCGACAATGTCGATCAACTCGACAAGGACCTATCTCCTTTGACAAAAAAGACCAGCCTCAAAAACCCCAATGTTGACACCTCCTTCCTTCCGGATCGAGATAGGGAAGAGGCACAACGTCGCATGCGCGAGGAGTTGCGCCAGGAATGGCTCCGAAAGCAAGAGGAATTGAAACAGGAAGACGTCGAAATCACCTATTCCTACTGGGATGGCACAGGCCATCGAAAGACAGTGCTTTGTAAAAAGGGAGACACGATTGCCCACTTCCTAGAGAAATGCCGCCAGCAAGTGTCCGAGTTGCGCGGCGTGTCGGTGGACAGCATGATGTACATCAAGGAGGATCTCATCATTCCACACCATTACAGCTTCTACGACTTTATCGTCAACAAAGCAAGGGGAAAGTCGGGACCATTGTTCAACTTTGATGTACACGACGATATCCGTTTGGTCGCTGATGCCAGTGTGGAAAAAGACGAGTCTCACGCTGGCAAGGTTGTCGAAAGAACTTTTTATAATCGCAACAAGCATGTCTGGCCTTACAGTCGTTGGGAGGTTTACGATCCGAAGAAGGACTATGGCAACtacacgattcacgaccGAAAGAAGTAACTGGTTATGCTGTAGTTATGTACTAGTACGAACAATTCCTACATACACATCCCACCCACTTTGATGATCGCAGACAGCTACTTGTTCTGCTGCAGTCACGCTAATCAGCCTGGTCGAGTACTTTCCATCCATCCTGCTCGAGAGCTTTGCAAGCATTGTCAAAGTCGGACTGCTTGACGCAGATGTAGTCCGTATCCCACGTCGAGACGGCAAAAATGGAAATCCCACGCTGAGCAAGGCACTTGCTAAACTCGAGCAGGACGCCAACCAGATGAAACTGCATTGGTCCTCTGATGCGGAACGCTCTCCATGGTCCATCAACTCCATGGCCATCATCTTCTCCCTTGGCAACGGCGGCTTCAAGCTCAGCCTTGAGGTCGTTCCAGCTACGCTCTACTGACGTTGAGACGAGGATGCTCAGCTCATTGTGGGTGCGTGAGACTGTGCAGAACAACGGTTTGCCGCGTGAGTCTGTGGGTGTAGAAAGCAGCTTTAGTATTGATGGCGgtatcgacgagcttggtggaAGCCTGGCCAGCAAGTACTTGTCCGGCTGTATGAGGACTGACGTTGTAAAAGACGGACGGACATGCATCCACCGATGCAATAGAGTCAGCCAACATCATGAATGTCTTTAGATGCCAGCAGCCCGATGCTCACCATCAAGATTCGGGTAAGTCGACTTTCTTGACTGCCattctcgagctgcttgcctgTCGTTGATGTCGCTGTCTGCTTGCATCTCGTCCTGTCGCCCTAGCAGAGGTGGTCGCTGAGGGTGTTTGCAGGGCGTTGCGTTGATTGGAAAGTCACGGACGGCATTTTGCAGCCTCGATTAAAGGCTTCGATTTTCATGTTTCACGAATACTCCGTCAACCAATAATAACCGCAAAGCGCTATtaacgattcacgattcgcgattccATTCTACCCGAACGCACGGTCACTCGTGTCTCACGACTCTCATTGCTCAATCGCCTCGCTGTGCTCTTCTTCACACAACCAACACCCACATCCTAGACTTAGATAGCCGCTGACACCCACTGTTTCAGTTGAAGGCGATCCTCAATCGAGCTACAACCGGATCTCGTGGCTTTTTTCCGCGCTCATTAACCTCTGTCACACTCAACAGCGAACGTTTGTACTCACGGCCCTTCCCTCTGTATCGCCCTTGCGA comes from Mycosarcoma maydis chromosome 1, whole genome shotgun sequence and encodes:
- a CDS encoding uncharacterized protein (related to xap-5 protein), whose translation is MSQSQSELRRQGKHEKARAKMMEDFERQKADLVKESERNRTGADRFVGKNDSMEDALKKSTIGLVHLEDFQKLRSELEEEKKREAARTNELKAHDKATKKNKQVKKERAKLSFAYDDEEEQGGAGPSIPKLETSAKRKRRSDDNAVDGDNVDQLDKDLSPLTKKTSLKNPNVDTSFLPDRDREEAQRRMREELRQEWLRKQEELKQEDVEITYSYWDGTGHRKTVLCKKGDTIAHFLEKCRQQVSELRGVSVDSMMYIKEDLIIPHHYSFYDFIVNKARGKSGPLFNFDVHDDIRLVADASVEKDESHAGKVVERTFYNRNKHVWPYSRWEVYDPKKDYGNYTIHDRKK
- a CDS encoding dolichyl-P-Man:Man(7)GlcNAc(2)-PP-dolichol alpha-1,6-mannosyltransferase (related to ALG12 - alpha-1,6-mannosyltransferase) — protein: MHRLSDLVWLGGLPSLLVLVTWRTVSCPYTKVEESFTIQAVHDIVSYGVRPAALARYDHRVFPGAVPRSFIGPLLLAAISYPFLLLSRFLGAVQTSADAQVVVRLCLASANVSAVNFFCQQTFKSTMPPAKQNSFSRLRDEQLVALLFMLVTAIQFHFAFWASRTIPNSLALPLVTTALALVCRNVGVLYQGKDRALVDAKVAIWLLTFSGVVLRLEIVATLVPVGLYLLVTRRISFWAGLKTGIVSGTFSILLTTVIDTYFWQDLAHANVKSLLSIYALSLRNLTSGDRPKPLWPELHALLFNVVQGKSSEWGVSPWHAYITSLIPRLLAFTGPLVVIGAAQLLRGRNSALEARARFLFLTAVMHIAVLSLLGHKEWRFAFYTLPALNVVASIGASKLARSWPGRAVLAILLLLQLGLSWFTGYVSSINYPGGNALRTLHQHIDADLQREPNGQVIVHIDVLPAMTGVTLFQSIHLNRIFQQSRLDSFRKVSPAPCGTQECWVYDKTENLPVSGHEATQAWSTFTHLITETPECAMLQDQQGRALNESEQLFEQIAPPITSFVGLRRKSFSQLTTDLLNTPLAAASILGLTSSSSQHSAGSLLRSALPVVVVEQPTVWLCRRKHDLTRSNKPTI